The following proteins are encoded in a genomic region of Cricetulus griseus strain 17A/GY chromosome 7, alternate assembly CriGri-PICRH-1.0, whole genome shotgun sequence:
- the Cacng1 gene encoding voltage-dependent calcium channel gamma-1 subunit: protein MPQTKTWKVRVTLFFILVGGVLAMVAVVTDHWALLSPHLEHHNETCEAAHFGLWRICTTRIAVRDKEDKNCERITLSGEKNCSYFRHFNPGESSEIFEFTTQKEYSISAAAISIFSLGFIIVGSICAFLSFGNKRDYLLRPASMFYAFAGLCLIVAVEVMRQSVKRMIDSEDTVWIEYHYSWSFACACAAFTLLFLGGLLLLLFSLPRMPQNPWESCMDAEQEH from the exons ATGCCACAGACCAAAACATGGAAGGTTCGTGTGACCCTCTTCTTCATCCTGGTAGGGGGAGTGCTGGCCATGGTGGCCGTGGTGACTGACCACTGGGCCTTGCTGAGCCCACACCTGGAGCACCATAATGAAACTTGTGAGGCAGCCCACTTTGGCCTCTGGAGGATCTGCACCACGCGCATTGCTGTACGTGACAAGGAAGACAAGAATTGTGAACGCATCACGCTGTCAGGGG AAAAGAATTGCTCTTACTTCAGGCATTTCAACCCAGGAGAGAGCTCAGAGATCTTTGAATTCACCACTCAGAAAG AGTACAGCATCTCAGCAGCGGCCATCTCCATCTTCAGCCTCGGTTTCATCATTGTGGGCTCCATCTGCGCATTTCTGTCCTTCGGGAATAAGCGTGATTATCTGCTGAGGCCAGCATCCATGTTCTATGCCTTTGCAG GGCTCTGCCTCATTGTCGCTGTGGAGGTCATGAGGCAATCGGTGAAGCGTATGATTGACAGTGAGGACACCGTCTGGATCGAGTACCACTACTCATGGTCCTTCGCCTGCGCCTGTGCTGCCTTCACCCTGCTCTTCCTCGGTGGGCTGCTCCTCCTGCTCTTCTCCCTGCCACGGATGCCCCAGAACCCCTGGGAGTCCTGCATGGACGCTGAGCAGGAACACTAG